In one Nicotiana tomentosiformis chromosome 6, ASM39032v3, whole genome shotgun sequence genomic region, the following are encoded:
- the LOC104112366 gene encoding gibberellin 2-beta-dioxygenase 8, protein MSESNFESYPPLFRPANIPSLDSDKPETLSKLAFDSVDAAIPVIDLQCTRTTTSISKACRNWGLFRLVNHGIPITLLNQIQEHAKKLFSLPYETKKTFFSISSNNMISPPISYFWGTPALTPSGSAIPQKRGPQPNNQQSLQWMEGFNVSLSQLSHLHYQDLLLETFRCLLEEYGKYHGRLATSMFKVLASEMNLGPLQTQSYLSVATGLLRVYRYPRCHEPEGAWGIDVHTDSSVLSIIHQDEVGGLQVYSKDHQWLDVNPLPNTLIVNIGDMLQAMSDDRYMSVKHRVKVNKHKERISIGYFVFPAEDAIIQSTNYKPFTYADFRAQVQHDLKTVGIKTGLQKFKFTTQIS, encoded by the exons ATGTCCGAATCTAACTTTGAATCCTACCCTCCGTTGTTTCGCCCAGCAAACATCCCAAGTTTGGACTCTGATAAACCAGAGACACTTTCAAAGTTAGCATTCGATTCAGTGGACGCTGCTATCCCTGTGATTGACTTACAATGCACAAggacaacaacaagtatcagcaaaGCGTGTAGAAATTGGGGATTATTTCGTTTGGTGAACCATGGTATTCCAATTACTCTATTGAACCAAATTCAAGAACATGCTAAAAAGCTCTTCTCTCTGCCCTATGAAACTAAAAAAACCTTCTTCTCAATTAGTAGCAATAATATGATCAGTCCTCCTATATCCTACTTTTGGGGTACCCCTGCTCTAACTCCTTCTGGATCTGCTATACCACAAAAACGAGGTCCCCAACCAAATAACCAGCAGAGCCTACAATGGATGGAAGGATTCAATGTTTCTTTATCTCAATTGTCACATCTTCATTATCAAGATTTATTGCTCGAAACTTTCAG ATGCTTGCTAGAAGAATATGGTAAATACCATGGTAGGCTGGCTACGTCAATGTTCAAGGTTTTGGCATCCGAAATGAACCTGGGACCATTACAGACTCAGTCTTATCTCTCAGTAGCCACTGGTCTACTGAGGGTGTATCGTTACCCTCGTTGCCACGAGCCAGAAGGAGCGTGGGGGATTGACGTGCACACAGATAGCTCAGTCCTCTCCATTATTCACCAAGATGAAGTTGGAGGCCTTCAAGTTTACAGCAAAGATCATCAATGGCTTGACGTCAATCCTCTTCCCAATACACTAATTGTCAATATTGGTGACATGTTGCAG GCAATGAGTGATGACAGGTATATGAGCGTGAAGCATAGAGTGAAGGTGAACAAACACAAAGAGAGAATATCAATAGGTTATTTTGTATTCCCTGCCGAAGATGCAATCATTCAAAGCACAAACTACAAGCCCTTTACCTACGCCGATTTTCGAGCACAAGTTCAACATGATTTGAAGACAGTAGGTATCAAGACTGGTCTCCAGAAATTCAAGTTTACTACTCAAATCTCTTAA